A single region of the Changchengzhania lutea genome encodes:
- a CDS encoding phosphoglycerate mutase family protein has protein sequence MKLITLLYLLIFTACADSKKNPESTDNDTLTSTYYFIRHAEKDRSNPSNDNPNLLEIGEQRAERWSKTFEGIDFDAVYATNFNRTQATGMPTAKKNNLQLTIYDPNNIDVEKFLEDTKGKTILVVGHSDSTPKFVNTILGEQKHEAIDDDNNANLYKVTINGDTKTSELTVVN, from the coding sequence ATGAAACTCATCACACTACTTTATCTACTTATTTTTACAGCTTGCGCAGATTCTAAAAAAAACCCTGAATCCACTGATAACGATACGCTAACCTCGACCTATTATTTTATCAGGCATGCTGAAAAGGATCGCAGTAATCCTTCTAACGACAATCCTAACCTTTTAGAAATAGGCGAGCAACGTGCCGAACGTTGGAGTAAAACCTTTGAAGGCATAGACTTTGATGCCGTATATGCCACAAACTTTAATAGAACCCAAGCAACGGGAATGCCAACAGCTAAAAAAAACAATCTGCAACTGACTATTTATGACCCCAATAATATAGATGTTGAAAAATTTCTTGAAGACACTAAAGGTAAAACCATTTTAGTGGTTGGACATAGCGATAGCACACCAAAATTTGTGAATACTATTTTAGGTGAACAAAAACACGAAGCCATCGATGATGACAACAATGCCAATTTGTATAAAGTTACGATTAATGGAGACACAAAAACATCTGAACTTACGGTAGTAAACTGA
- a CDS encoding GNAT family N-acetyltransferase encodes MISISNDLHLDPMTIDHHGQLVKLMNRIYPPAYKHLWKDEDCRWYLNESFSKENLLQELKTPHTDYHFVMYKKECVGIIRVQYHTVLSDFPDMKATFIHRIYLSEAAQGKGIANSLLDWIGNQTRIHNDDLIWLKAMDTQAQALKFYKKQGFKKINSLKLDFNLIHEHLRGMVVMYKML; translated from the coding sequence ATGATTTCTATTTCAAATGATTTACACTTAGACCCCATGACCATAGATCATCATGGGCAATTAGTTAAGCTCATGAACCGCATCTATCCGCCAGCGTATAAGCATCTATGGAAAGATGAAGATTGTAGATGGTATTTAAATGAATCCTTTTCGAAAGAAAATTTACTACAGGAACTCAAAACGCCTCACACCGATTATCATTTTGTGATGTATAAGAAGGAATGTGTTGGTATCATCCGTGTTCAGTATCATACCGTATTAAGTGATTTTCCCGACATGAAAGCCACATTTATCCATCGTATTTATCTTAGTGAAGCGGCTCAAGGCAAAGGCATTGCAAATAGCTTACTCGATTGGATTGGAAACCAAACCAGAATACATAACGATGATTTGATTTGGTTAAAAGCCATGGATACCCAAGCACAAGCGCTCAAATTTTATAAAAAACAGGGGTTTAAAAAAATAAATAGTCTTAAATTAGACTTTAACTTAATCCATGAGCATTTACGAGGCATGGTTGTAATGTATAAAATGCTTTAA
- the deoD gene encoding purine-nucleoside phosphorylase, with product MSIHIEAKKGEIAETILLPGDPLRAKWIAETFFENPVCFNTVRGMLGYTGTYQDKPISVMGTGMGVPSISIYTHELITEYGVKNLIRVGSAGSYQAHVKIRDIVLAMAASSNSGVNELRFGGADYAPTANFELFQRAIEAAKSKNIPIKAGNVFTSDEFYADDFESYKKWSKFGVLCVEMETAGLYTVAAKHKVNALTILTISDSLVTGERTTRKERETTFKGMIEVALELA from the coding sequence ATGAGTATACATATTGAGGCAAAAAAAGGCGAGATTGCAGAAACCATTCTGTTGCCAGGAGACCCATTGCGTGCCAAATGGATTGCTGAAACTTTTTTTGAAAACCCAGTGTGTTTCAATACAGTAAGAGGGATGCTAGGCTATACGGGAACCTATCAAGATAAACCCATCTCGGTTATGGGCACAGGTATGGGCGTCCCTTCCATATCCATTTATACGCATGAATTAATCACTGAATATGGGGTTAAAAACCTAATTCGCGTCGGTAGTGCAGGCTCTTATCAAGCACATGTAAAAATCAGGGATATAGTTTTAGCTATGGCTGCGTCATCAAATTCTGGTGTTAATGAGTTGCGTTTTGGTGGCGCTGATTATGCCCCTACCGCAAACTTTGAATTATTTCAGAGAGCTATAGAAGCTGCTAAATCTAAAAACATCCCTATAAAAGCGGGTAATGTATTTACTTCTGATGAGTTTTATGCAGATGATTTTGAGTCGTATAAAAAATGGTCCAAATTCGGCGTACTTTGTGTAGAGATGGAAACGGCGGGTTTATATACCGTGGCAGCCAAACATAAAGTAAACGCTTTGACTATTTTAACTATTTCAGACTCTTTAGTCACTGGTGAACGTACGACGAGGAAAGAACGGGAAACCACCTTTAAAGGGATGATAGAAGTCGCCTTGGAGCTCGCATAA
- the deoC gene encoding deoxyribose-phosphate aldolase, whose product MKLLNTYIDHTLLKPTATKNDIIKLCEEAKEYKFFSVCVNSCYVALVKSELNNSPVKVCSVIGFPLGAMSTQAKVEETKSALSHGADEIDMVMNIGLLKSKDFDGVLNDIQAVKNSMPNQTLKVILETCYLDDLEIIKASELAIQGGADFIKTSTGFGTRGASIHDIKLMKSVCDNSVKIKASGGIKDTQTALTYINLGVHRLGTSSGIAIVSGTTSNLNY is encoded by the coding sequence ATGAAACTTTTAAACACCTATATAGACCACACACTCCTTAAACCAACAGCTACAAAAAACGATATTATTAAACTTTGTGAAGAAGCTAAAGAATATAAGTTTTTCTCTGTTTGTGTTAATAGTTGTTATGTGGCGTTAGTAAAATCTGAATTAAATAATAGCCCTGTGAAAGTATGCAGTGTCATTGGGTTTCCATTGGGTGCCATGAGTACCCAAGCGAAAGTTGAGGAAACTAAATCAGCGTTAAGTCACGGTGCTGATGAAATTGACATGGTGATGAATATTGGACTTTTAAAAAGCAAAGATTTTGACGGGGTTTTAAACGATATTCAGGCTGTAAAAAACAGTATGCCAAATCAAACTTTAAAAGTCATTTTAGAAACCTGCTATCTGGATGATCTCGAAATTATAAAGGCCAGTGAACTTGCTATACAGGGCGGTGCCGACTTTATAAAAACCTCAACTGGTTTTGGGACGCGTGGTGCCAGCATTCACGATATCAAACTTATGAAAAGTGTTTGTGACAACTCCGTTAAAATAAAAGCATCAGGCGGCATAAAAGATACCCAAACGGCCTTGACATATATTAACCTTGGCGTACATCGCTTAGGCACCTCATCAGGGATAGCTATTGTTAGCGGAACAACTTCAAATTTAAATTATTAA
- a CDS encoding OmpW/AlkL family protein produces MKKTIFTVLAMCFIFTAVSAQENEPNPTMGFSKWQVRLRAIAIVPNESATIPVIGGDVQISNAYVPELDFTYFFNKNLAAELILATSKHDVKAISTAAGDIPLGDVWLLPPTLTLQYHFDGDVVHPYFGAGLNYTLFYNESAGPVADRVSYDNALGFAFQMGFDIDLNDIWFINIDAKYLLLNTDATVNATSALGATVVADVDINPFIAGIGFGMRF; encoded by the coding sequence ATGAAAAAAACAATTTTTACAGTCTTAGCTATGTGTTTTATTTTTACAGCAGTTAGCGCACAAGAGAATGAGCCCAATCCAACTATGGGTTTTAGCAAATGGCAAGTTAGATTACGTGCTATTGCTATAGTTCCAAACGAATCTGCAACCATTCCGGTTATTGGAGGTGATGTGCAAATATCAAACGCTTATGTTCCTGAATTAGATTTCACCTATTTTTTTAATAAAAATTTAGCTGCTGAATTAATTTTGGCCACTTCAAAGCACGATGTTAAAGCTATTTCAACAGCTGCTGGAGATATTCCCTTAGGAGATGTTTGGTTGTTACCACCAACACTTACATTACAGTATCATTTTGATGGAGATGTTGTACATCCTTATTTTGGTGCAGGTTTAAATTACACTTTATTTTATAATGAAAGTGCAGGGCCAGTGGCAGACAGAGTGAGTTACGATAATGCTTTAGGGTTTGCTTTTCAAATGGGCTTTGATATTGATTTAAACGATATCTGGTTTATTAATATTGATGCAAAATACTTGCTGTTAAATACCGATGCTACGGTTAATGCTACTTCGGCATTAGGAGCTACTGTTGTGGCTGATGTTGATATTAACCCATTTATAGCTGGTATCGGATTTGGAATGAGGTTTTAG
- the deoC gene encoding deoxyribose-phosphate aldolase: MNISKHIDLTLLQSTTTNRDIIDLCYEAKQSDMRTICINSSYVPLATELLKDSNIKVCTVVGFPLGATTTQSKIYEAQEAIENGADEIEMMINLGHLKSTNYVAVLKDITDVKLAIGAIPLKVNIEISELTKNEIIKACEICVDAKAQFIKTSSGFSKSGATLTAINIMKKTLKGRAGIEASGGIKRLSIASKYIEAGVSRVSISFKDINFSKKRFKLTSELLEVNV; the protein is encoded by the coding sequence ATGAATATTTCAAAACATATAGACCTCACATTACTTCAATCTACTACCACAAATCGTGATATCATTGATCTTTGTTATGAAGCAAAACAAAGTGATATGCGCACCATATGCATTAACAGCTCATACGTACCTCTTGCGACCGAATTATTAAAAGACTCTAATATCAAGGTCTGCACTGTAGTGGGATTTCCATTAGGTGCCACGACTACACAATCAAAAATCTATGAAGCACAAGAGGCTATTGAAAATGGTGCTGATGAAATTGAAATGATGATTAATTTAGGGCATTTAAAAAGCACAAATTATGTAGCTGTTTTAAAAGATATCACCGATGTTAAATTAGCCATTGGAGCCATCCCGCTAAAGGTCAATATTGAAATTTCTGAATTGACTAAAAATGAAATAATTAAAGCCTGTGAGATTTGTGTTGATGCCAAAGCCCAATTTATTAAAACATCTAGCGGTTTTTCCAAAAGTGGTGCCACACTAACTGCTATCAACATTATGAAAAAAACACTCAAAGGGCGAGCTGGAATTGAAGCTTCTGGGGGTATTAAACGCTTGAGTATCGCTTCAAAATATATTGAAGCTGGAGTGAGCAGAGTAAGCATTTCTTTTAAGGACATTAATTTTTCTAAGAAACGTTTTAAATTGACATCCGAATTATTAGAAGTTAATGTCTAA
- the clpB gene encoding ATP-dependent chaperone ClpB: MNLNNYTIKSQEAIQQAQQLAQGFGHQQIENEHIFKGIFEVDENVLPFILKKLNVNVSILEQALDKQLESFPKVSGGDIMLSRDAGKTLNEASIVAKKMKDEFVSIEHLLIAVFKSNSKIAQMLKDQGITEKTLTASINELRKGENVTSQSQEETYNALNKYAKNLNQLAKDGKLDPVIGRDEEIRRILQILSRRTKNNPILVGEPGTGKTAIAEGLAHRIIDGDIPENLKDKQIFALDMGSLIAGAKYKGEFEERLKAVIKEVTTSDGDIVLFIDEIHTLVGAGGGQGAMDAANILKPALARGELRAIGATTLDEYQKYFEKDKALERRFQKVMVDEPDTESAISILRGIKEKYETHHKVRIKDEAIIGAVELSQRYITNRFLPDKAIDLMDEAASKLRMEINSKPEELDVLDRKIMQLEIEIEAIKREKDETKLKALRSDLANIKEERNEIFAKWKSEKEVVDNIQNTKQDIENYKLEAERAEREGNYGKVAELRYGKIKEAQEQLEILQKELQENQSESSLIKEEVTYDDIAEVVAKWTGIPVTKMIQSEREKLLKLEDELHKRVVGQEEAIVAVSDAVRRSRAGLQNPKKPIGTFLFLGTTGVGKTELAKALAEYLFDDESAMTRIDMSEYQERHAVSRLVGAPPGYVGYDEGGQLTEAVRRKPYSVVLLDEIEKAHPDTFNILLQVLDEGHLTDNKGRIADFKNTIIIMTSNMGSTIIHERFEATKNVDSAIEAAKVDVMALLKQTVRPEFLNRIDDTIMFTPLSKENIVEIVGLQLKGITKTIAQQGITFDATAEAIAYLAAKGYNPEYGARPVKRVIQKKVLNALSKEILSGKVSTDSIILLDAFDDTLVFRNQSDLVTEEI, translated from the coding sequence ATGAATTTAAATAATTATACCATAAAATCTCAAGAGGCGATACAGCAAGCACAGCAGCTTGCTCAAGGTTTTGGGCATCAACAAATTGAAAATGAACATATTTTTAAAGGCATTTTTGAAGTTGATGAAAACGTATTGCCTTTTATCCTTAAAAAGCTGAATGTAAACGTTTCTATCTTAGAACAGGCTCTAGATAAACAACTGGAAAGTTTCCCAAAAGTATCTGGTGGAGACATCATGCTCTCAAGAGATGCAGGCAAAACTTTAAACGAAGCCTCTATTGTTGCCAAGAAAATGAAAGATGAATTTGTTTCTATTGAGCACTTGCTTATTGCGGTATTTAAATCCAATAGCAAAATAGCACAGATGTTAAAGGATCAAGGCATTACTGAAAAAACACTAACGGCAAGTATTAATGAGCTGCGCAAAGGCGAAAACGTGACCTCGCAAAGTCAGGAAGAAACCTATAATGCACTCAATAAATATGCAAAAAATTTAAACCAATTAGCAAAAGACGGCAAGCTCGATCCCGTTATTGGACGCGATGAGGAAATTAGAAGAATCCTTCAAATTCTATCAAGACGAACAAAAAACAATCCCATTTTGGTGGGTGAACCCGGTACGGGAAAAACAGCAATTGCTGAAGGATTAGCGCACAGGATCATTGATGGAGACATTCCTGAAAACTTAAAAGACAAGCAAATTTTTGCATTGGATATGGGCTCTCTTATTGCGGGCGCCAAATATAAAGGAGAGTTTGAAGAGCGCCTAAAAGCCGTCATTAAAGAAGTAACTACTAGTGATGGTGATATTGTTTTGTTTATAGATGAAATACACACCCTAGTTGGCGCAGGTGGTGGACAAGGCGCTATGGACGCAGCCAATATTTTAAAACCGGCGTTAGCTAGAGGAGAACTTCGCGCTATTGGTGCCACTACTTTAGATGAATACCAAAAGTACTTCGAGAAAGACAAAGCGTTGGAGCGTCGTTTTCAAAAAGTGATGGTGGATGAGCCTGATACAGAAAGTGCCATTTCTATTCTTAGAGGGATTAAAGAAAAGTACGAAACACATCATAAAGTTAGAATTAAAGATGAAGCGATTATTGGAGCTGTAGAATTATCACAACGGTATATCACCAACAGGTTTTTACCAGATAAGGCCATTGATTTAATGGATGAAGCCGCTTCAAAATTACGTATGGAAATCAACTCGAAACCTGAGGAATTGGATGTTTTGGATAGAAAAATCATGCAATTAGAAATAGAAATCGAAGCTATAAAACGCGAAAAGGATGAGACCAAGTTAAAAGCATTGCGATCAGATTTGGCCAATATTAAAGAAGAGCGTAATGAAATTTTTGCAAAATGGAAAAGCGAAAAAGAAGTGGTTGACAATATTCAAAATACAAAACAGGATATTGAAAATTATAAGCTGGAAGCAGAACGCGCAGAACGCGAGGGTAACTATGGAAAAGTAGCAGAATTACGTTATGGTAAAATAAAAGAAGCCCAAGAGCAGTTAGAAATACTTCAAAAAGAATTGCAAGAAAATCAATCGGAAAGCTCTTTGATCAAAGAAGAAGTGACTTATGATGATATTGCTGAAGTGGTGGCAAAATGGACAGGCATTCCTGTTACTAAAATGATTCAAAGTGAACGCGAAAAATTGTTAAAATTAGAAGATGAATTGCACAAACGTGTGGTGGGTCAAGAGGAAGCTATCGTAGCCGTAAGTGATGCTGTGAGACGTAGTCGTGCGGGCTTACAAAATCCAAAGAAACCCATTGGCACCTTCCTGTTTTTAGGAACTACTGGGGTAGGTAAAACCGAATTAGCCAAAGCATTGGCAGAATATCTGTTTGATGACGAAAGCGCCATGACGCGTATTGATATGAGTGAATATCAAGAACGTCATGCCGTGAGCAGATTGGTCGGCGCACCTCCAGGATACGTGGGTTATGATGAAGGTGGACAATTAACGGAAGCCGTGAGACGCAAACCTTATTCTGTCGTGCTACTTGATGAAATTGAAAAAGCACATCCAGATACATTCAACATCTTATTGCAGGTTCTAGATGAAGGACACTTGACGGATAATAAAGGGCGTATTGCGGACTTTAAAAACACGATTATAATTATGACTTCAAATATGGGAAGCACCATTATACATGAACGATTTGAAGCCACAAAAAATGTCGATTCGGCTATAGAGGCCGCAAAAGTAGATGTTATGGCTTTATTAAAACAGACCGTACGTCCTGAGTTTTTAAATCGTATTGATGACACCATTATGTTTACACCGTTAAGTAAAGAAAACATAGTCGAAATTGTTGGTTTACAGTTAAAAGGAATTACCAAAACGATTGCACAACAAGGCATTACCTTTGATGCAACGGCAGAAGCCATTGCGTATTTAGCAGCAAAAGGCTATAATCCCGAATACGGTGCACGCCCAGTAAAACGTGTTATTCAAAAGAAAGTCTTAAATGCTTTGAGTAAAGAAATTCTCTCTGGCAAGGTCTCCACAGATAGCATCATACTTTTAGATGCGTTTGATGATACCTTGGTTTTTAGAAATCAGAGCGATTTGGTTACTGAAGAAATTTAA
- the ytxJ gene encoding bacillithiol system redox-active protein YtxJ, with product MSFIKKMFGSSSEPKEEKILPWIALNTTSQLDAIASKSLTKTQVIFKHSTRCGISRMVMNQFVDGYDLTENDLDLYYLDLISYRDVSHHVGTQFQVMHESPQLLIIKNGVSVAHASHGQINDLDLGKFV from the coding sequence ATGAGTTTTATAAAAAAAATGTTTGGCTCTTCTTCTGAGCCAAAAGAAGAAAAAATATTGCCTTGGATTGCTTTAAACACCACTTCTCAATTAGATGCTATCGCTAGCAAATCACTTACCAAAACCCAAGTGATATTTAAACATTCTACGCGATGCGGTATTAGTCGTATGGTGATGAATCAATTTGTGGATGGGTATGATTTAACCGAAAATGATCTAGATCTGTACTACTTAGATTTAATTAGCTATCGAGATGTGTCTCACCATGTAGGGACGCAGTTTCAAGTGATGCACGAGTCTCCACAACTATTGATTATTAAAAATGGTGTTTCCGTTGCGCATGCCTCTCATGGGCAAATTAATGATTTGGATTTGGGCAAGTTTGTTTAA
- a CDS encoding DUF885 domain-containing protein codes for MNKILFFSMVLTFLVSCKQESKNESSESTLDFEQLLEDYSIEGYELNPVVATNAGDNRFNDQFPNYLSDAYKAKKKAYYTKYRNALDSIDESQLSETEKMSKAVLQWDCDINLEALAFKKDLMPIDQMWSKNLDFNQYAGATNAQPFKTVEDYKNWLTRVDAYLVWLASAQDNMKKGIESGYVLPSSLIVKVIPQFKGLAKDDIQDNLYYAPVNNFPETFTTEEKEELTKAYTDMVTNKIIPAHKQMVDFLMNDYLPAGRGSSGITGTPLGGAYYAHQIKKYTTTEMTADEIHNLGLSEVERIRSEMEAVKKEVGFTGDLNAFFNHVRTKKELMPFKERSQVIAFYDSMYEVMKPQIAKLFKYTPKTPFEVRRTEPFREKSAAANYNSGSLDGSRPGIFFTPIPDVLAYNIFDKEDLFLHEAIPGHHFQISLAQESDVLPSFRKTLWYSAYGEGWALYTESMGKELGLYKDPYQYFGMLSSEMHRAIRLVVDTGLHAKGWTREASIKYSLENEAESESDVISEIERYMANPGQALSYKIGQLKLRELRAKGEKVLGDKFDIREFHNQVLETGCIPLQLLENKIDNWIASSE; via the coding sequence ATGAATAAGATATTGTTTTTCAGTATGGTACTAACATTTCTTGTGTCGTGTAAGCAAGAAAGTAAAAATGAGAGCTCAGAATCTACATTGGATTTTGAACAATTGTTAGAAGATTATAGTATAGAAGGTTATGAATTAAACCCCGTAGTCGCTACCAACGCAGGAGACAACCGTTTTAATGACCAATTCCCTAATTATTTATCTGACGCCTACAAAGCCAAGAAAAAGGCGTATTACACTAAGTATAGGAACGCGTTAGATAGTATTGATGAATCTCAATTAAGTGAAACAGAAAAAATGAGTAAAGCTGTTTTGCAATGGGATTGTGACATTAATCTTGAAGCCTTAGCGTTTAAGAAGGATTTAATGCCAATAGATCAAATGTGGTCTAAAAACCTAGATTTTAATCAGTATGCAGGCGCTACCAATGCGCAGCCTTTTAAAACGGTAGAGGATTATAAAAATTGGTTAACCCGTGTTGATGCCTATTTAGTTTGGTTAGCATCTGCTCAGGATAATATGAAAAAAGGAATAGAAAGTGGTTATGTATTACCATCTTCATTAATAGTGAAGGTGATTCCCCAATTTAAAGGTTTAGCAAAAGACGATATACAAGATAATTTATATTATGCACCAGTAAATAATTTTCCTGAAACCTTTACCACTGAGGAAAAAGAAGAACTTACCAAGGCATACACCGATATGGTTACCAATAAAATTATACCTGCTCACAAACAAATGGTAGATTTTTTAATGAATGATTATTTGCCAGCGGGTAGAGGGTCTAGCGGTATTACAGGTACACCATTGGGGGGTGCCTATTATGCACATCAAATTAAAAAGTATACCACAACGGAAATGACCGCCGATGAGATTCATAATTTAGGTTTAAGCGAAGTAGAAAGAATTCGTTCAGAAATGGAAGCGGTGAAAAAAGAAGTTGGTTTTACTGGCGATTTAAATGCTTTTTTTAATCACGTGAGAACTAAAAAGGAATTAATGCCCTTTAAAGAACGCTCGCAGGTTATTGCTTTTTATGATAGCATGTACGAAGTTATGAAACCCCAAATAGCTAAGTTATTTAAATACACACCCAAAACACCGTTTGAAGTAAGACGTACAGAACCTTTTAGGGAGAAATCTGCCGCTGCAAATTACAATTCAGGGTCTTTAGATGGCAGTAGACCTGGAATATTCTTTACTCCAATTCCTGATGTATTGGCATATAATATTTTTGATAAAGAAGATTTATTTCTTCATGAGGCTATACCTGGTCACCATTTTCAAATTTCCCTAGCTCAAGAAAGCGATGTGTTACCAAGTTTCAGAAAAACACTCTGGTATAGTGCCTATGGAGAAGGGTGGGCTTTGTACACCGAATCTATGGGAAAGGAATTAGGACTATACAAGGATCCCTATCAATATTTTGGGATGCTGAGTTCTGAAATGCACCGAGCCATTAGGTTAGTTGTGGATACCGGATTGCATGCTAAAGGCTGGACAAGAGAGGCCTCCATAAAATATTCTTTAGAAAATGAAGCAGAATCTGAAAGTGATGTGATTAGTGAAATTGAGCGCTATATGGCTAATCCGGGACAGGCATTATCTTATAAGATTGGTCAGTTAAAACTTAGAGAGTTAAGAGCTAAAGGAGAAAAGGTTTTAGGTGATAAATTTGATATTAGAGAGTTTCATAATCAGGTTCTTGAAACAGGCTGTATTCCACTACAATTATTAGAAAATAAAATTGACAATTGGATTGCTAGCAGTGAATAA
- a CDS encoding IS5 family transposase, whose protein sequence is MYTVLDKDTIEMEIIPHLPLPKRGFPPTVPLVEIVNAILYKLKTGVQWHQLPTRVFFEEKSLCWESVYYHYRKWSVNGVWKACWIGFLDKHRAKLDLSSVDLDGSHTPAIRGGEQVEYQGRKKRKTTNALYLSDRQGLPIAMSEPLAGNHNDLYDIEVQFEVVTGTLEQAKISVDGLFLNADAGFDSKDFRKSCSNKDINANICFNKRNGNTERDEYFDQDLYSQRYAIERTNAWMDSFRSLLNRFDTTVASWLGFNYLSFIVIALKKFKKKEIQKV, encoded by the coding sequence ATGTACACAGTACTAGACAAAGATACAATAGAAATGGAAATTATTCCACACCTACCATTACCAAAACGAGGATTTCCACCAACGGTCCCCTTGGTTGAGATTGTTAATGCCATTCTTTACAAGCTGAAAACAGGTGTTCAATGGCACCAATTACCAACGCGGGTGTTTTTTGAGGAAAAGTCGTTATGTTGGGAATCCGTATATTATCATTACCGAAAATGGAGTGTCAACGGAGTCTGGAAGGCGTGTTGGATAGGTTTCTTAGATAAGCACAGAGCAAAGCTAGACCTTTCTAGTGTGGATTTAGATGGTAGCCATACACCAGCCATCAGAGGAGGCGAACAGGTGGAATATCAAGGCAGGAAAAAGCGAAAGACCACCAATGCGCTCTATTTGAGTGACAGACAAGGGTTGCCCATCGCAATGTCTGAACCTTTAGCGGGCAACCACAATGATCTTTATGATATCGAAGTGCAATTTGAAGTGGTTACCGGAACACTAGAACAAGCGAAAATTTCTGTAGATGGTCTATTTCTCAATGCTGATGCAGGATTTGATTCAAAAGATTTCAGAAAATCCTGTAGCAATAAAGATATTAATGCCAATATATGTTTTAACAAACGTAACGGAAATACAGAAAGGGACGAATATTTCGACCAAGACCTATACAGCCAAAGGTATGCCATAGAACGAACCAATGCTTGGATGGATAGCTTCCGATCACTGCTAAATAGGTTTGACACAACGGTCGCTAGCTGGTTAGGATTTAATTATCTGTCATTCATTGTTATAGCTCTCAAAAAATTTAAAAAAAAAGAAATACAAAAAGTTTAA